The Candidatus Nezhaarchaeota archaeon DNA window GCACCTTAAAAGGGTTTTCTCGGGGGCTCTAAATCTTGTCTAAGAAGAAGCGTTACTTTAGATCCAAAATATACGAAATAGATTACAATAGAGGAGTGATAAGGTTAAAGAATAAACTTTGTCCCCGCTGTGGTAGGGTTATGGCAAATCATAAAAACCGCTGGAGCTGTGGATATTGCCAATATACGATATTCACGTCCACGTCTTCTTAGAGAATTCTCCATGGAATGGACCTTCACCACTCATACGACAACAAAATAGCTAAGCCCCATCAAGCCTCAACAGACAAGATATCACCTCGACCTTCATGGTCTTATGCATCGTACAAAGA harbors:
- a CDS encoding 30S ribosomal protein S27ae, producing the protein MSKKKRYFRSKIYEIDYNRGVIRLKNKLCPRCGRVMANHKNRWSCGYCQYTIFTSTSS